tctctttatattgatttttttttccttgctcatCTCCAAAGGTCATAGCACACATATTCtccagttgttgttgttttttttcctttcctgctgTGTTCCATTTACCGTTCTCATAGAAGCCTggttctcccttttctttcccctGGAATAATAAACTAATGTTCTTTCTTGCTGGATAAttattttgcaaatctcttttacAAAGCTCATTTTTTAGGTTGTTTGTCCTATTTCTGtcctactcttttaaaaaatggtggaTAAATTAATTTGgttaaatttaaagattttttttttgcctgatttCCTTCCGACCTTTATGAGAGTGAaatggcaaaaagaaaataatgcaatGAGGTGCGTTTATCAGACAATTGGTGCATGTTAGGCGCATGATTATTGCCTGGCTTGTGAATTACTTATGCTTTAGCACATGCAGAATAAATTAACCATGCTCTCAATATATCACCCGTTGGTCCTCGGAGGATAACTGTTTCATGGGACTTTGGAGAGTCCTGTGTGAGGGTTGGTATCCTTTTTAACCTTTAAGTCAAGCAGAAGGTGAAGTAATGATAATTTCCCAGCCAGAAAAAAAGGGGAAGGGATcctcagagagaaaaagaacatgTATGGGGAAAGGAGATAAAAGAGTAGATGTGAGAGAAaagtggggaagagggagagaagagaagaggagaaagggagaggattGGGGGATAGCacagagaagaataaaaaggatCTAAACTATGTTAGAGACACAAGTCTGATGGAAAGAATTATCTGCTGAGAGTTGGAAGCCATGTTTTCCAATTCTGTTTCTGCACATCTTGCTATCCAGGGAATCTAAGGAATTTGGTGTaaatcaagcactttgggaaataTAGtggcttttaaaacttttttaaagtttttaaatagagttggggtttcgctatgttggccaggctggtcttaaactcctggtctcaagtgattctcccatcttagcctcccaaagtgctgggattacaggtgtgagccaccgagcccagccatgTCTCTTTTTATTAGTAGCTAATAGTTATGAGTGTTGACCTTGTACCTGGCACTTATTCAAACACTTGGCATGGGttatgtcatttaattctcatccCAAGCCTAGGAGTTAGGTTTTATCACTATCTCAATTTTGCTGATATGGAAATCAAGGCGCAGatgctgctatggtctgaatgtttgtgtccttctCACCCCAAAATTATATATTGACACCCAATCACTAATGTGGTAGTGTTAAGAGGTGGGGGCTTctagatgattaggtcatgaaggtatagctctcatgaatgagattagtgcccatAAAAAAGAGACCTGGAGAGCTATCTAGCCCCTTctaccctgtgaggacacagcaagaaggtgccatctatgaaccaggaaagaagccctcactagacactgaatctgccttgatcttggacttcccagctttcaGTACTGTTAGAAATAAACTCatgttgtttataagttacccagcttATGGTATTTCATTATACCAGCCCAAGCTGACCAAAACAGATGTTAAGTAATTCACCCAAGATTGCACCAAGCAAATGATTGTGGCAGTCACTATTTGTTGCCACTCATCCCCCTTTGTCTTTCTTGCTAGCAGAACCACAGTAGTTTCAGTCCCAGGGGATGAATGATAACAGACCTTAACCCGTCGTGGCTCTCCCATTCTCCTTCTTGATATACACTTTCTAAGCCTCCTTTGCAGATGGCCATGTGACCCAGATCTGACCAGTGAGATATAAGAAGTCTGCTGGAGTACTTCTGGGGAAGCTCTTCCTCCCTGATAAGAGGAAATCATATTTTTTGATtgtcctcttctttcttcctatttgggATGATGGTATGAAGATGCCATATTTGAGGTTGTGGCAATCACCTTGCAACCATGAGGTGGTAACAAGCCCAAGGAAGAGCATCATGCAGAAGATGGCAGAATGGAAAGTGGAGTGTTGGGGGCTTTGAGGACATTGTTAGACTGATGTAATAAACCTGGTTTAACCTCCCTGTACACATCTTATGTGAAAGAATCAAATGTCGCTATTGCTGTTGGAAATTTGTCGGATTTGACCAAACTTGCAGCTGCATGTATATCAATTAATATGGGAACAGAAGCAGATTTGGGAAGCAGAAAGCCTGTCTTCATTTTAGGTTGATAGGCTGCTATTTAGTGCTGCAGAATTCATTTCCTCCAGCACCTCCCCTCCACAACCTTGACTACAAAGACAATTGTTACTCTTAACTGAGGAACAGTGGCAAAATGCagcaaattataagaaaataggcACTGATGAGATTTCAATTTCCTAAACTATTACTTATTCTACTTTACTATCTAAAACCAGAACAGTAATGATACGTGTTGCAAGTAAACTTTAGATCACACCtcaaagattcctttcaaagGCCCAAGATTCTGTGTCTCTGCATGGTTCTCACACAACCACTCACTCATGACCTTTGTGCTTCTACCCAGGATTCCAGTTTGTGCTAGCTAAAAGTGTTTCACCccatcccccaacacacacctCTCTGTTTTATTAATCTTCATATTTCCAGCATCTAGTACAGTGTCTAGTATATATTAGCAACttgataaatgaaattaaaattgtcTGATATCCTCTGTATTGAATAGCTACTTAAGTCATTGGGTTTTTAGGAATTACCAGGACATATTaacatttttctggttttgagagatgatttttaaaaattaattatttacaatttaaagaaatgcaaattgctGAAGAGAAGAAGTTTGATAAATTACTGATAAAGAGCAAGTGTTCAACAAATAAACTGAATTGAGcagaatggtcttttaaaaagctATGTGTTCTGGGCAAATGTAAACTGGTTAAAGTAAAATAAGGCATTTCACTACATTGTTCTTTGGGCATAAAGAACTTAATgagctttaaaaatatgtctgattgccgggcatggtagctcacgcctgtaatcccagcactttgggaggctgaggtgggcagatcacttgaggtcaggagttcaagaccagcctggccaacatagtgaaaccttgtctttactaaaaatacaaaaattaggcggacatggtggcatatgcctgtaatcccagctactcaggaacctgAGGTGGGAAAACTGAACctgaggggtggaggttgcagtgagcggagatagtgccactgcactctggcctgggcgatacagtgagactctgcctcaaaaaaaaaaaaaaatgtctgattTACAATCGGGGGCAATTTGGGAAAGACTAAATGCTGTCAATGAGTGCTTTGTTTTATCATAAACTTCATGATACCTGGGTTGGATAAGGGCTTCTGAGTAGGGTATGTTGAATTTACAGGAAAGTGTTCCCTGACATCAGTGTTAAATCTATTTCCATTTAATGCAAAAATGCTTTCCCCTTGAAAGCTGCTATTTAAACCCAAAGACTGTCATTGCAGTACAGACTAGAGTGATATCTGCAATTTGAGTTGCCTCTGAATGTATTAGATGGAGATGGACACAAAGAACTGAGGAAAAGAAGTGGTAAGCTAATGTTAAGGTGTCTGGTTTTTCTCATGTCTGATTTTACTTTCAGGAAAAATTTGAGAAATTTAAAGGTGAAGACTTAATTGTTCTTTTTCAACTCTTTATGGCTTAAGGTGTTAAAAAGCACTAAAAGCAAATGTTCATAATTTCCATTCAGTAGGCCCCTCAAAAATCAcaggaaaaagaataataaaaataattgctacATAAATAATAAcactttatgttttgtttaagctgacttttccattttctctaatTGTATCtatatgtaaacattttcttataCTTCCTCTAttgcaattattttaaatggcCTTTATGCCTAGCATAAtgagaaattataacaaattctAAAAACTCATTAGCAGTGTATTTATGAGGaatcaaaatagtttctgaattCAACAATAACCTAAATGCAAACTTTATGTTTATTATAACATGGTAATCATTTACAAAGTGGTGGACTAATAAAACCAATATGTAGAGTATTGGAAATCCCTGTAACTTGTGTTGCCTAGAACTATTTCAGCAATAATCAACattgaatctttattttattatagtgtTGTCATCTCCTGACCTGGAATGCAATCttggaaaaatgtatatatattgtctatactatatatagtatatcatctatatatcatctatatatcATAATACATATGTATCATCTAttaatcaaaaacataaaaatatctataattaatatttttgattaatatatagataatatatattaaccAAAAAAGATGACTAGGAGAGTCCTACaagattaaaaatcaaaataaaaataaagaacaaaaaacaatatctgatattttcctctaagcactaaGCATACTTGTAACAATATGTTCAGTATCATCTTCCCCAATTAGGCCATAATTTCCATGAAGGTAGGGATTGTGTTTGATTTACTGCTGAATCCCCAGCATCTAGTATAGCATCTGGCAGAAACTGAGTGAATATAGCTGCAAGAAATGAACTGCACACAAGGGCTTCAGTTTATCCAGTGGTTACCCTACCAGCATATCTCAAAGCTTCCTTGTTATAGTTGCAGGATGGCAGCTGTGCCAGTCACCTCTCTtccatctcttctctttttcagtTTGCTGACTTTTACGGTAAGAATAAGGTGCTGGGGGAATGaaagtgttttctgttttttgggtttttttttttcctgtcagatAGAATAAAGAACCCTATTGGTTGAGGGGAATGTGAACTGATTCAAGAATATGTCCTGGGTGGGctccatggctcacgcctgtaattcgagcactttgggaagccaagacaggaggactgcttaagcccagggttccagaccagcccgggcaacatagactccgtgtctacaaaaaaattaaataaataaattagccaggtgtggtggcgcatgcttgtagttccagctactcagggagctgaggtgggaggatcacttgagccctgaaggtcaaggctgtagtgagctgtgatcgcaccactgcactccaagctgagaaacagaacaagaccgtgtctctattaaaaaatatatatatatatgtacacacacacatacatatatatatacacacatatatatatacacacacacacccataattTACTTCCATTCCTTAATCATGAATGTTGAAAGTTCCATTTAATTGAGGGATTGGTTAGTATGGTTCCTGTTAATTAAGATTTTATTTGATCAAGAATAGACAGAATTGGCCTGATGAAACAACATAAAGCAGTAGATAAATTctctttttatgaaatttaaGCTGCATTATTTGACTTTATTGCTgcttcatttcacaaatattctttttatcttaATTATGGCCTCTAAACTTCAATAACATCAAAAAGACTTTGTTAAGTACTTTAATTGAACATGGCACTGTATAAAGAGGCTTATACAAAACCAGATACCTGTTATTTAGAAAGTTAAAATCACACacatgaaacaaatatttatagggtTTATACGCTTTGTGTGAATGCAGGCCCTTCCCTGATTTATTTTGCATGATTAATAATACCTAACACTTATTGAGTCctaactatgtgccaggcatggtgtcaaaAAGCACTGTACATGCATCATCTCTATCAAGCCCTGCAACAGCCAGGAAGATAAGGAAGATGAGGTATTGGCAAGTTAAACCAGCTGCCTAAGGTCATATAGCTGTGACATTAATGCAGATATGGCTTCCCATTCCTTAACCCCTCTGGCCTACCCCTTCCCTTAACCTCCTCTCCCACAAATCTATCACCCACCAACAGCCAAAGGTGCTGACTCAGCTTTTGAAGGAGCAACCACTTAGAATAGGAAAGGGATTGTGACAAGCATGGTGTGGGCACTGTGAAGTCCCTTGACAAGTTAAATCCTTGGGGAGTCAGGTAATATTAGTTAAGAACAGGGCAGCCCTAACAGAACAAAATTATCAGtcatattcaattccattctaaaattaaaatctgggccaggtgtgctggctaacacctgtaatcctagcactttgggaggctgaggcaggaggattgcttgaggccaggagttcaagagcagcctgggcaacatagcaacactctgtctctaaataagtaaataaataaaaataaaatcaggatgGTTGAGACTTCAAACTGCTTAAAAGAACTCTTTCTTTAATCTGTAGATAAACCTTAATGAAGGATATTTACGTTCCCTGATGCCCTTTATAACTTCTGCCCTTGCTCTCTCCCTCTACCATCAAATTTCCAAAGAGGAGTGATGAAGGATGTATCATTGCCTCTATTACCTCATCGGGTTCCAGTCTTCAAGACACTGCAATCTAGCTTCTGTCTCCACCCCTCTACTGGAAGCACTCTCACAGAGGTCAGTAATGATAATAAACTACTATCATAATAACAGCTAGTGCTTCTTGTGGATTTATTGGGTGCCAAACCCTGGGCTCAGTGCTTTACAATGGAGAGAGAAACCTGGAGGCCCATAGGGCTGTGCCTGTAGATGGTGAGTTTAGTGAGCAAACCTGAGTTTACTgggctcagtttttaaaaatcaagccaaCATTCAAAAACCAGAATACTTCAGCTACAGTCCTCATGGTGCCCACCCTTTGCACAAAGTGAATATATTTGCACTTGGATCTTCCTCACCTCCCTAATCAATATCACCTGCCTGATCCCTAAAGAAACATGAGTTACTACCCATGCTTTACATAGGTATTCTGGTCAGGATTTAATAGTTGAAAGAAAATAGACCCACTTAAACTAGATCAAGATAAAGGAGGGGGATTATGAAACAGCAACTCAAGGGCAGGAACCACGGCAGACTTGGATTCATGAAAACTGAGACTGGAAGCAAGACAGCTGTCAGCCTCCTTGTTAGTGTCTCAGCTTCTCACTATATAGTGACTCTATTTCCCCGGGCCACAGACTAGCTTCCTCTTTTTACTCATTTCAGTCCCTTCATTGCCTCAACTTGCTCAAAGCTTCTCATCCCAATCCTATCCCAGCCTCATACCATCCCCCTTTATTCTATTGCTAACTGCCTTAGTCTTTAAATTTTCTAACTATAAATTCCTAAAAGAGGAATTTGAAGGACCTGCATGTATTTTCCGACCTGGTCACATATGTTGTAAATTACAAGCTGCAATAGGTCATGCCGGGGAAAGAACACAAATGTGGTCCAAATATTCCAAATATCTGTGACCAGGTAGCCTGAGAGTTTCCTTTAGAAGGGCTGTGGGTTGACAGGCACTATATGGCATAACTTAAATAATATCCTAAGGGTAGTCAATTATCATTAGAATATTGATTGATAGCCATTGTTcatacccattttatagacaagaaacTTGAGGCTTATGGAGGTGATGAAATTTGCCAAAGGAAAGTCTCATTTTCAATATAATCTTTCTTGACTTTCAGGCTAACATTCTTAGATAGTCTCTACATTTTGAAACTTAAAATTCTTCTCTTGGTTTCTGTGACAGTATACTCTTTCAGTTTTGTACTATTCTGGTTGCTCCTCTACTATTTTTAATTCCTTGTTCTTTTTCCAATTCTTAAGTGTAGGAGATCTCCAAGGGACTCTTCATGGCTCCTTCTTGTCTCTTTCCATATTTTCTTCTTAGGCAAAATAATAGGCTTCTGTAGATTTAGATATATTCAGACATCATGATTTCTTAACCTGGGGTTCTTGGatctcccctcacccccagcctAAAGGGACTTGATAGAATTTAGGGGGTTCATGgacttgaatgagaaaaaaaatcacatctttaTCTTTTCACTAAACTCTAACTGAAATTTACCAATTCCTTCAATTATGAATGTAGTTAAGCCATTGTAATAGCAACAACACTGTGACTTTGTTACCAATAGAAATCACAGgcattttcatattttccaaTGATGGCAAGTATctcaaaattttatcttttcccaTTACTACTTCAAAATCATGACGGCCGTTTGATCCACCAAtcttaatatttaatacattaataaaGAATCATACATATTATCATatcaaaattttaacattttggtaATTGTTTTGCAGTATAGTTTCCTTTGTAACCTTAtactttcaaattttctatatttagaaacttttttttttttgagaaaccaccGATAGATTTCATCAGACTACTAAAGGGTCCTTGGCACTCCTCTTActcccacacacaaaaaaggtcaAGAACCCCTACTTTAAAACATTCTAGCCATATGATCTACCAGGACTTGTAAAGGGGATAAAGTCCTAGGCAACACGGGAGCCACTTTCTTCAAGCCTAATGACCTGCTCAATTTTCTTAGTCTTATCTTTCAGTTTTGGCTACCTGCTCTATCTGTAGACCTTATTTGTCAGATTGGCATCTAATACTCTCTGTGGTCTGATAAGCTGGTGTTGATCTTGGACCTCTATCTTATATCCTAGATTGCATTCTGCTCTCAGTTACTCTTCCACTTTGTTTACCAACTCTGGGTCTCAACTCCATACCGGCCTTGCTGTTTTACTGGATTGCTAACATATTTTCTCCTGCATACAAGGTCGAAAGGTGAACCTTTTCATTCAGGGTGGAAAAAATAGAGGATTCTTCTTGAAGTATAGTTCTGATTATATCCTTCTGTTCCTCAGAATGCATTTGGAAACAGAGCGCTTATGAATTTCTCAGGGCACTTTTGGTTCCATGAAACAAAACCTATTTCAGGTGGCTTAAGCAAGATGAGGAACTTACAGATACAGGGATATTACACAGCCCTCAAAAGCAGGGATATAGGAACAGGTTGAACAGGATCAGAGATTGGCAAACTCTTTCTGTAAAGGCCAGATGTAAATGtattaggctttgtgggccatacgaCCTCTGTCAGTCTACCATAGACAATACCAAGAGgaatgtgttccaataaaactttatttacaaagcagGTAGCCACGTGCATTTGACATACAGGTCATAGTTTGAGGACTCTTAGATTACAGTATTGTCAGGACTCTTTCTAAAACTTAGAGCTATTATCTCCAAATCTTTTTTACAAATTCTCTGTTGTTCTCTTTCTACTGACTAGCTTCTTCAGCTTCTCTGATTCTCATGTTGGAAGCTCTGAGCTTCCATGTCACAAATTCAAGCTCTCTTGTTTTCCCAGTTCCAATTCTGAATCTTTAGGGTAGAAATGTTGCTTGGCCTTGCTTGGCTCAGGTGCTCACTCCTAGATCAATAAGCTGTGGTCAGAGGGTTAGGCCCTGCTGTATGTACAGGGCTTTGGGGACCCTTACAATCTCTAGGATCAGAGGAAAGGAGCAGAAATCCCAAGGAGCTGAGCAGATAACCCAGTGAGAAAGTCCTTTGTTGGCATTCATTCAAACCTACTTTTTCAGCATTGTCCTCTACTAGTCCCCTCATATTCCTTTCTGAAGCAAAACCAACTCCTTGCTGTTCTCCTCACACCTCACACACCCTGAATAGTCTCACCCTGCATCCTCCCTATCTGCAGACAGAAATTCTACTCATCTTTAAAGTACCTTCTATGGCCACCTTTTTCCTTTACATCCACACAACACTGTATTAGTACAgtgtgtcttgttctgtcactatTTCTgtatctgtctttttctttcctagacAATAGGTGCTCTGCTGACAGAGAAATGACTCGTTCAACTTTTTATCCATTCTTGTACCTTTCACAGAGTAGGCTCTGAGTTCCAATTATTTGAGTTTAACTATATCTTCATAGCTGAATAATTCCAAACTGAAGAAAATGCTGACTTTTATAAAGATTTGCATTTATATAGGAAATACGGTATctacttttaagaaaattattttctattttataaacgtgcatttccacatttatggTAGCAAAATTAAAGTACATTTGCCGAGAGATACTAAAGACAGCAaaacttctatttaaaattttaaacacgaagaagaaataaagtcccATTAGGATCGTCTCTTCTAttattgaaggaaatttaaaaagattcctACTACAGAAATGGCTTTAAGAAAAGCAATAGGAAAGgttataaatttgaaatattcataactgttctaaaaaatactTCATAATGATTGCTCTTTGTGCAAGAAATGTATCAAAGAGCCAGAGACCTCATCATCTAATTTCTTACTTTTCCTTAATTAACATTGTTCCCAGACCTCTGCTAAACTCCCGTgttgaaaggaaaaaagtaaatacaGTACAGGAGGGAAAACTGGTTCCTTTCGACAAAACTGTGAGAGAGGCTTGAGCTTTTGTCAAACAGAAAGCACTTGATAAAAAACTATTCCTAAACTATTAGCAACTATATAGAAGCTTTTTATTTAACAGCATCCTCCTGGGAAACTGCGCTGGAATGTGCAGCGGTTCTGAAAAAGGCACAGATTTGGCTGAACTGTAAATATTAGGTGCACAGAGGCGAAGCcattgtgtgtgggggggtggggtggggcaggtagGGTCCTGATTTCCAATGTTGATAGAAGGATTCCAATTTcgtttggtatttatttttttctactacaATTACAGTtttgctgagaaaaataaaatattggttgTGCTCCCATCTGGGTTTCTAATTTTCAGTGTGTACAGACAAGAGAAGACCTCTCATTTACCCAAAAGAATCACCTTTCTGCAATCTCCAGTGCTACTGGACAGACAAACGAGCCCAACCCCACCGCCCACACCTCCCAAGCACTCGGCTCGCCGATCCCGCCTGCTTCAGGTAGCTGGGGTTTGCCCGGTACGCCAGCGGCCCTGAGACGATGTGTGCCCGCAGCACGATCGTGTCTGTTGGCATTTCTGGGTGTGGATGCTCCAAACCAGTAAACCACAATACAGAACCCAAGCTTGGACTTTGAACCGAGCCCTTTTGCCTAGTTTGCTTTTTCCTCATCAAGCCAGGATCCTTGCCAACCCACCTCACAGCTTCTGCCCGGGCTGTGGCTCCCCTCCAGCCACCTGCGCGTGTTCGGGATAGAAGCGCAGTCAGGAGGGGAGCTCAGTCCACCAGCCACTCCAGGGAGAGACGGAAACTACAAATCCCATCAAGCCCCGCAGCcggctccctcctcctccctctcgtTCCCCTTCAGCCTGCGGCCGGGCGGCGCTAGGCTTTTATCTGCCGACCCGGCGGGAGGGAGCCAGATCCCAGCGATCTTCCCCGACGGCAGCGCTTTACCCAGAGGCTGCCGGCGGCTCGTAGCTGGGTTCAGCTCTGCGTCCACGCCAGCCCGGAGCCCGGGGGGCAAGGGGTCTGTCCCGGGCGCACCGAGAGGATGGTCATCCGCGTGTTCATCGCCTCTTCCTCGGGCTTCGTGGCGGTGAGCGCGGTGGGGGCGGGCAGCAGGTTGGGGTCGCGGGGCGCGGGTCCTGCGGGAGGCGCGCGGCGCTCGTCACTGCGCGTCCTTGCGCTGAGCGCGTCCGCCCGCGGGAGCCCGCGCCCGGCAGGTGATCCATCACACTCCGACAACAATGAAGAGGGCGGGGAGGAAAGGTGGGTGGGGGACCCCGGCCTCACCCAAATGCCCACCCTGCGTGGCCTGAAAGGCAGACAACGCGGCCTGAAAATGGAGTCCGAGGGAAGCCCCCAGCTCCTGTTGTGTGGCATGGAAATTTGGGGAACGCGTTGTTCAAGAGCTTCGGGGGTCCCCCTTCCCCTAGTTTAGTTCTTCCCGATTTGGGACCTTCAGACTGGTTATGTTTTGCACGGGAGGCTTTTATGCTGCTTTGGTTTGTTACCCTAGCTCCTGAACGAAGCAAGTTTAAGTGGGAATTGCCCTCTGTCCTCCCTTCCCCGCCAGCAAGTGCATTTGTTTAGTTTTATACCTGCGCAAAGAGAATAGTAAAACTAGGTTTGTCCTGTTGTGGTAGGATTGTTTGCTTtcactgttattttttttcttggggtgccataaatatttttacatctttatgtaaatgtgtgtgtatgcacgcaTTTTCTTTCCACCTGTTATGCTGTGGAAATTTTATCCTGGGGATCTATGAATTGtggttttttatttaattatttttagctaTTCTGTTTGGTGGATGTTCTTgaatttttttagagaaaaaaagttttttttaaagaaaggaaagttaAATAGCTAGAGATGTCAGAATTTAAGGAAAATCCAGTAGTTAGTATATTTGACGGCCCACTAAGGGACATAGCACATGTGTTTTACATGATTATTGAGACTTGGTTTCCTTAACCAAGAGTTCAGCTATAGATTTAAGAGCCTCCTTTGTGACATATATAATCAAGTAACATCAAAAAGTGCATTGTAGATTGCTTAAATTTGGTCTGGTCAATTGTCTGCCCAGCAGCTCAGTCAGATTGTTCCAAAATTTGTTTCTTAAGTGGGTGGAGTGGAGGatggaataaaatattgtttgaaaATCCTTGTAAACCActgaagttttttatttaaaaagaaaccaacacGATCATA
This DNA window, taken from Pan paniscus chromosome 5, NHGRI_mPanPan1-v2.0_pri, whole genome shotgun sequence, encodes the following:
- the SH3BGRL2 gene encoding SH3 domain-binding glutamic acid-rich-like protein 2 isoform X2; protein product: MADSGGCGERQIRIAEGELRMKPPFIQHSECSRQCNLIPSSFMTPDRGVMKDVSLPLLPHRVPVFKTLQSSFCLHPSTGSTLTECVQTREDLSFTQKNHLSAISSATGQTNEPNPTAHTSQALGSPIPPASGSWGLPGTPAALRRCVPAARSCLLAFLGVDAPNQ